AGGCATGCTGATGGTGATCCGCCCCTTCGGCGCCGAGTTCACCGGCTGGGAGATCTTTCCGGTGATCGGCGTCACCGGGCTCGCCGCGCGCGACCTGGTGACGCGCATGGTGCCCCAGCGCATCCATTCTCTGGCGGTCTCGACCTATGGCTTCGCCGCGATCTTCCCGGTGGGGCTCGCGCTGATGCTGATCTCTCCCGCGCCCTTCGCGGCCTCGCCGCCGGTCTTTCTCTACATGGCCGGGGCCATCGCGGTGACCACGGCGGGCTATCTCTCGGTGACCACGGCGATGCGTATGGCGACGGTCTCGGCGGTGGCGCCGTTCCGCTATACGCGGCTGATCTTCACCACCGGGCTCGGCATGGCGATATTCGCCGAACGCCCGGACGGCTGGACGCTTGCCGGATCGGCGCTGATCCTCGGCGCGGGGCTCTACAGCTATCTGCGCGAACGCCGGCTGAGCCGCGCCGCCATGATCTGAGCCGCCACGCTCAGGGCGCCGGCCCGTCCAGCACCGCGATTCCCGGCGGCATTGGCCTGCCGCTGCCATCGACCGAGACGGTCTCGCGCATGCGCGGCAGCGCCTGCGGCATCTCTTGCTGCACCCAGGCGATGAGCTTTTCGCGGATCTCGCAGCGCAGCTCATAGGTCACCGGCGCGTTTTTGGCCGAGGCCAGAACCCGCACCTCCATCACCCGCTCGCGGAAATCGGTGACCTGCACCGCGAAAACCTCGCCATCCCAGCGCTCCGAGCCCTCGACCACCCGTTTCGCCTCTTCCCGAAGGGCCGAAATATCGGCGGTGTGGTCGAGATAGAGCATCACCACCCCAATGAGCGACGAGGTGTCCCGCGTCCAGTTCTGAAAGGGCTGCTCGATGAAATACGAGAGCGGCACCACGAGGCGGCGCCAGTCCCAGATCTTGATCACCACATAGCTGCCGGTGATCTCCTCGACCTCGCCCCACTCGCCCTCGACGATCACCGCGTCACCGATGCGGATCGGCTGGGTCACGGCAAGCTGCACCCCGGCGATGAGGTTCTTCAGCACCGGTTGCAGCGCGAAACCCACGACAATGCCCGCAGCCCCCGCAGAGGCCAGCAGCGACACGCCCCATTGCCGCACGCCCTCGAAGGTCATCAGGATCGCCGAGGCCGCGACCACGGTAATAATCCAGCCCACCAGCCGCACCAGGATGCGGCTCTGCGTGACATGTTTGCGGGCGAGGTAACTGTCCTCCGCCCCCAGCGTGAACTTGCGCAGATGCACCGTCGTCCAGATATGCAGCGCCGTGTGCAGCACCCAGGCCACCAGCACCATGAAGGCGATGAGCAGCGCGTGCTGCGCCAGATCGGCGCCGTCCGGGTCGAGCGGCGCCACCGGCACGCCCACGCTCAGCGCCGCGACCACCAGCCCCAGCCGCAAGGGCCGGCGGGTGCGCGCGACGAGGCTGCGCCAGAACAGATCCTTCCTGGCCACCGCCCGGGTGAGCAGCGCAAAGACCACGCGAAAGGTCATCACCCCGACCAGAAAGGCCAGCCCCAGCACCGCAAGCGGCATCGCCCAGTCCGGCAGCACCGGCAGCAGCCGCTCGATATCGCTGGTGATCACCTCGACCTGCTGTTCGAGCTGTTCCAGTTCCTCTTCCATGACGCCTCCTGTCCCCCCGGCGCCCCTGCGGCCGCCGGCGGATCCGATCCGTTGTCATTGCTGCGTTGCAAAAGAATTAGCTGCGCTGCGGCATTTGGCAAAACAAAGCGCGCGCACCCTGCCCCCGTTAGCGCAATCTGCTGCCGGTTCGGGCCGTTAGCGCCAGCGCAAGTTTACATTCGTGCCCTGCCTGCTATAGCTCGCCCGAACCTATGCTGGACCTAAGGGACGGACCTTCATGAGCACCATCATCGACATTCACGCCCGCGAGATCCTCGACAGCCGGGGCAATCCCACCGTCGAAGTCGACGTCACCCTGGAAGACGGCGCAATGGGCCGTGCCGCGGTGCCCTCGGGCGCCTCGACCGGCGTGCATGAGGCGCATGAGCGCCGCGACGGCGACAAATCGCGCTATATGGGCAAGGGCGTTCTGGAAGCGGTGGCCGCGGTCAACGGCGAGATCGCCGAGGCGCTGGTGGGCTTCGACGCCACCGAGCAGCAGGCCATCGACGGCGCGATGATGGAGCTCGACGGCACCGACAACAAGGGCCGGCTCGGCGCCAACGCCATCCTCGGCGTGTCTCTGGCGGTGGCCAAGGCGGCGGCGGAATTCACCGCGCAGCCGCTTTACCGCTATGTCGGCGGCACCTCCGCCCGCGTCCTGCCGGTGCCGATGATGAACATCATCAATGGCGGCGAGCATGCCGACAACCCGATCGACATCCAGGAATTCATGATCATGCCGGTGGCGGCGGAGAACATCCGCGAGGCCGTGCGCATGGGCTCGGAAGTGTTCCACACGCTGAAGAAAGAGCTCTCGGCGGCGGGCATGTCCACCGGTCTCGGCGACGAGGGCGGCTTTGCCCCCGAGCTGGGCTCGACCCGCGACGCGCTCGATTTCATCCTGAAGAGCATCGAAAAGGCCGGCTACAAGCCCGGCGAGGATATCTACCTGGCGCTCGACGCCGCCTCGACCGAGTATTTCAAGGACGGCAAATACGAGATGAAGGGCGAAGGCCTGTCGCTCACCTCCGCCGAGAATGTCGATTATCTCGCCAAGCTCTGCGCCGATTACCCGATCATCTCCATCGAGGACGGTTGCGCCGAGGATGACTGGGACGGCTGGAAGATCCTCACCGAGAAGCTGGGCGACAAGGTGCAGCTCGTGGGGGACGACCTCTTCGTGACCAACCCGGAACGCCTGGCCATGGGCATCGAACAGGGCGTCGCCAACTCCATGCTGGTCAAGGTGAACCAGATCGGCTCGCTGTCGGAGACGCTGAAGGCGGTCGATATGGCCCATCGCGCGCGCTACACCAATGTGATGTCGCACCGCTCGGGCGAGACCGAGGACGCCACCATTGCCGATCTCGCCGTCGCCACCAATTGCGGGCAGATCAAGACCGGCTCGCTGGCGCGCTCGGACCGGCTGGCCAAGTACAACCAGCTGATCCGTATCGAGGAACTGCTGGGCGACGTGGCCGAATATGCGGGCAAGTCGATCCTGCGCTGAGGCCGGTATCAAATCTCTTCGAAGAGATTTGCAAATTCTTTCCAAGGAATTTGCGCGGGGCGGCGACCGAAAGGCGCCGCCCCGATGCGTTTACGAGGCCGCCTTGTCCTCGACAGCCTCCGCCAGCGCCTCGGCCCGTGCCGCCATCTCGGCCAGGGTTTCCGTCACGCTCGCGGGAATGACCGGCACCTCGACCCGCTCCGGCTCCGGTGCCGGGCGATTGCGCAGGTCGCGCAGTTCCTCTGCCATTTCGCCCAGCTTGTCCTCGGCGGCGCGCAGCCGGTCCTCTAGACCCGCCGTCTTGTCCGCCAGCATCAGCCCGGCCATCAGCAGCATGCGCGATTCCGGCATGCGCCCGATCTGGTCCACCAGCACCTGCGCCTCGGTGTCGAGCATGCGCGCGGCGGTGAGCAGATACTGCTCCTCGCCCTGCTGACAGGCGACATCGAATGTCCGCCCGCCAATGGTGATCTGCACTTCCATCTGGCTCATTGCACGGCCTCCCCGCCCGATGCCGCATCCGTACCGGCGGCCTCTGCCAGCACCGGCTCCAGCGCGCCCAGAACGGCGCGCATCTCGGCCTCCTCGGCGGCACGCGCGGCGCGCAGCGCCTCCAGCTCCGCCAGCATCGCCTTGTTGATCAGATGCGGCTCGCCGACATTGGCCTCCAGCGCCGCGCGCATCTCTTCGCTGGTGCGGCGCAGCATGTCGTTCGACAAGCGCAGCCGCTGCAATTCCGTGTCGAGCTCGGCCATGCCTTCGCGCTGCGCGGCAAGCTGCTCCTGCAGCGCCGCGTCGGGCTCGGGCGCCGGCGCAGGTGTCACCTGCTCCTCAAGCCGGACATGCAGCATCCTCACCCGCTCCTCGAGCTGGGCATTGGCCATCTTCTCCTCGTCGAGCGCCACCTGAAGAGCGGCGATCTCGGCCTCCGCCGCGCCGCTGTCCACCGGCTCGGCAGGCGCGTCCGGCACGGGCTCGGGCTCCGGTACAGGTGCGGGCGCGGCGGACAAGCCCTCCACCCCCTGTGAAATACGGTCCAGCGCCCGCGTGATGCGCGACTGCAACTCGTCGATCTGGGTCATCTTGCCCTCTCTACTATCTGCCTTCAGGGCCTGTCTCGCCGCCAGATACGAATCGGCACCGCCCCGTTTCGGTCGAGTTTAGCAAGCGCAATGAAAAATTGCGCCCCTATATGTTCCAAGGTGTTATAGGGCAGAGTTCATCCGATGCCAGTGCAATGGTGGCGCAAACGCTTGAACTTCGGGGGAACGCTGCTATTAGCCCGGAAACGCCTGTGGGAAGAGAGGACGCCCCCGTGGATATCAATGCCCTTCGCGACGCACATCCCGATCACTGGAATCGCGCAGCCGCGATCCGCGTGCTGACGCTCGACGCGGTGGCCGCAGCCAATTCCGGCCATTCCGGCATGCCCATCGGCATGGCTGACGTGGCCACGGTTCTGTGGTCCAAACACCTGAAATTCGATGCGAAAAACCCGGCATGGCCGGATCGCGACCGGTTCATCCTGTCGGCGGGCCACGGCTCGATGCTGATCTATTCGCTGCTCTATCTCAGCGGTGACGAACAGATCACGCTCGACGAGATCAAGAATTTCCGCCAGTGGGACTCGCGCACCGCCGGGCATCCGGAAAACACCCACGCCGCCGCCATCGAGATGACCACCGGGCCGCTCGGCCAGGGCATCGCCACCTCGGTCGGCTTCGCCATGGCCGAGGAAATGCTGCGCGCCCGCTTCGGCAAGGGCGCGGTCGATCACCACACCTATGTGATCGCCGGCGACGGCTGCCTGATGGAAGGCGTCAGCCAGGAGGCCATCGGCATCGCCGGACGCTACGGGCTCGGCCGGCTGGTCGTGTTCTGGGACAACAACGACATCACCATCGACGGCAAGGTGTCGCTCTCCGACCGCACCGATCAGGTCCAGCGCTTCAAGGCCGCCGGCTGGCATGTGCAGGAGATCGACGGCCACGATCCCGAGGCCATCGACGCCGCCATCGTCGCGGCCAAGGCCGCACGCGATGTGCCCTCGATGATCGCCTGCAAGACCCATATCGCCCTGGGCCACGCCGCGCAGGACACCTCCAAGGGCCATGGCGCGCTGACCAATGCCGAGCAGAACGCCGAGGCCAAGGCGCTCTGGGGCTGGACCACCGGCCCGTTCGAGGTGCCCGCCGAGATCAAGTCCTGGTGGGAAGAGGTCGGCAGCCGCGGCGCCACGGCGCGCGGCGAGTGGGAAACCCGCCTCGCCGCCCTGTCGGACCGCAAGCAGGCGGAATTCGCCCGCGTCACGGCCGGTGAGGCACCGAAAAAGCTCTCCTCGGTGATCCGCGCGCTGAAAAAGCAGAACTCCGAAGCCGCGCCCAAGGTGGCGACCCGCAAGGCCTCGGAAATGGTGCTGGAAGTGGTCAACCCGGTGATGCCCGAGACCGTGGGCGGCTCCGCCGATCTCACCGGCTCGAACAACACCAAGACCGGCGACATGGGGGTGTTCGACACCACCGACCGCAAGGGCCGGTATGTCTACTGGGGCATCCGCGAACACGGCATGGCGGCGGCGATGAACGGGCTGGGCCTGCATGGCGGGCTGCGCCCCTATGGCGGCACCTTCATGGCCTTCACCGATTATGCCCGCCCGGCGATGCGCCTCGCCGCGCTGCAAAAGACGCCGACGGTGTTCGTCATGACCCATGACAGCATCGGGCTCGGCGAGGACGGCCCGACGCACCAGCCGATCGAGCATCTGGCAATCTCGCGCGCCACGCCGAACATGCTGGTCTTCCGCCCCGCCGACGTGATCGAGACCGCCGAGGCCTGGGAGATCGCGCTGACGCAGACCGAGACGCCTTCGGTGCTGTCGCTGACCCGGCAGAACGTGAAAACCGTGCGCACCCAGCACAAGACCAATAACCTCGTCGAGAAAGGCGCCTATGTGCTGGCCGATGCCGAGGGCAAGCGTCAGGTGATCCTGATGGCCACCGGCTCCGAGGTCGAGATCGCGCTGGCGGCGCGGGATCTGCTTCAGGCCGAAGGCATCGGCACCCGCGTGGTCTCGATGCCCTGCTGGGAGCTTTTCGAGGCGCAGGACGAGGCCTATCGCAAGCGCGTGCTGCCGGGAGGCCCGGTGCGCGTGGCGGTCGAGGCCGCGGCGCGGTTCGGCTGGGACAAATGGCTGCTCGGCGAGCGCGGGCGCGAGGCCAAGGCGGCGTTTGTCGGTATGGAGAGCTTCGGTGCGTCGGCGCCTGCGGATGTGCTCTACGAGAAATTCGGCATCACCGCCGAGGCCGTGGCCGAGAAGGCCAAAGCGCTGCTCTGAGCTCTGAAAGCAGCCCCCGGGAATCTTCGGGGGCTGCCTTCATTGCGAGATCAATCCCCTCACCATTGGCCCGGAATCAAGGGCGTAGCCCGCCGGGCCCAGCGGCTGCCCGTCCCGGCGGGCTGCCGCTTTGGTGAAGCTGGTGCTCAGCTGAGAGATCTTTCGGATCTGGCAGGGGTAAATCAAGGAATTCAGACCGTCGGTGCGGCACCCCACGGGCAGCCGCCGGGCCCGGCTTGCGTTGCGCTCATAGTCTCTGAGGGCAACTTCCGATAGAGATGCCGCATCCGTGCGGTCCAAGAGTGCTAAGGCGGCCTGTGGGACCGCCTGTTTCATCGGTCATATGACAATCAATGCGCCGCGCGCTTACCGGCAAAGAGCGGCATCACCAGCTTGGTCACCACCGGCACCAGCACCACGCCCCAGATGAGCCCCAGCACCCCGTCGATCGTGGCTGTGGTCGTCCAGAGCGCCGCGCCTTCGAGCTCCGGCCCCACCAGATGCGCCACCGCTTCGGCGGCGTGGTGGATCGTCTCCTCCGGCAGGTGCCAGCCCATCTGCGCCAGCGAATGCACGATGATCGAACCGCCGACCCAGAGCATCGCCACGGTGCCCACGGTGGAGAGCAGTTTCATCACCCAGGGCATGCCCTTGACGATGCTGCGCCCCAGCGCGCGGGTGACGCCCAAGCGACCCACCCGGGTCAGCCACAGCCCGACATCGTCCATCTTCACGATCACCGCCACCGCGCCATAGACCAGCGCTGTGATGCCAAGCCCCACAAGCGCCAGCACAACCGCCTGAATCCAGACCTCGCCGCTTTCTATGGTCGAGAGCGCCAGCGTCATGATCTCCGCCGACAGAATGAAATCGGTCTTGATCGCGCCCTTGACCCGCTGCTCTTCGAGATGCGCCGGATCGCCCACATCGTGGCTGCCATCGGGTCCGCCGGAATGATCGTCATGCGGCATCAGCACATGCAGGATCTTTTCCGCGCCCTCGAAACACAGGTACGACCCGCCCATCACCAGCAGCGGCGGCACCAGCCAGGGCGCAAAGGCCGCCATCAATAGCGCCGCCGGCAGCAGGATCACCAGCTTGTTGAACACCGAGCCACGCGCGATGCGCCAGATGATCGGCAGCTCGCGCGCTGCCTCGAAGCCGTGCACGTATTTCGGCGTCACCGCCGCGTCGTCGATCACCACGCCGGCGGCCTTGGAGCCGGCCTTAGCGGCATGGGCCGAGATATCGTCGACCGAAGCCGCCGCGATCTTGGCGATGCCCGCCACGTCGTCGAGAAGCGCCAAAAGCCCGCTCATGCCTGTCTCCTGTCCTGCACCGGCCAAAGCCTAGCGCGCCCCGGCAAAGCTGCAAGCCATGGCCCGCGACGCCGGCAAGATATCCCCCGTTCGCAATGTTATCGCAACCCCTTCCCCGCCGTTAGCGCAACCCCATGAATTTAACGCTAACATGCTGGCATGGAACAGCTTTTAAGGATTGGCATATTAGCATACGTCCGTATACAGGACGCAGCGAACGGACAATCTAGGAGACCCGCCCATGACCGTCACCGTCGGAATCAACGGTTTCGGCCGGATCGGCCGCTGCACC
The window above is part of the Salipiger abyssi genome. Proteins encoded here:
- a CDS encoding DMT family transporter gives rise to the protein MDTLRAILLMVLAMALLACSDAFLKLASQHAPVGQVMAMLSLGGTALFIVFARLRRVKLRLAEVFERIVILRNAFEIIGAAGMIVGLSKIPLSLMAAIMQTAPLVVTVGAAIFLQEPVGWRRWTAIGVGLAGMLMVIRPFGAEFTGWEIFPVIGVTGLAARDLVTRMVPQRIHSLAVSTYGFAAIFPVGLALMLISPAPFAASPPVFLYMAGAIAVTTAGYLSVTTAMRMATVSAVAPFRYTRLIFTTGLGMAIFAERPDGWTLAGSALILGAGLYSYLRERRLSRAAMI
- a CDS encoding mechanosensitive ion channel family protein → MEEELEQLEQQVEVITSDIERLLPVLPDWAMPLAVLGLAFLVGVMTFRVVFALLTRAVARKDLFWRSLVARTRRPLRLGLVVAALSVGVPVAPLDPDGADLAQHALLIAFMVLVAWVLHTALHIWTTVHLRKFTLGAEDSYLARKHVTQSRILVRLVGWIITVVAASAILMTFEGVRQWGVSLLASAGAAGIVVGFALQPVLKNLIAGVQLAVTQPIRIGDAVIVEGEWGEVEEITGSYVVIKIWDWRRLVVPLSYFIEQPFQNWTRDTSSLIGVVMLYLDHTADISALREEAKRVVEGSERWDGEVFAVQVTDFRERVMEVRVLASAKNAPVTYELRCEIREKLIAWVQQEMPQALPRMRETVSVDGSGRPMPPGIAVLDGPAP
- the eno gene encoding phosphopyruvate hydratase, which produces MSTIIDIHAREILDSRGNPTVEVDVTLEDGAMGRAAVPSGASTGVHEAHERRDGDKSRYMGKGVLEAVAAVNGEIAEALVGFDATEQQAIDGAMMELDGTDNKGRLGANAILGVSLAVAKAAAEFTAQPLYRYVGGTSARVLPVPMMNIINGGEHADNPIDIQEFMIMPVAAENIREAVRMGSEVFHTLKKELSAAGMSTGLGDEGGFAPELGSTRDALDFILKSIEKAGYKPGEDIYLALDAASTEYFKDGKYEMKGEGLSLTSAENVDYLAKLCADYPIISIEDGCAEDDWDGWKILTEKLGDKVQLVGDDLFVTNPERLAMGIEQGVANSMLVKVNQIGSLSETLKAVDMAHRARYTNVMSHRSGETEDATIADLAVATNCGQIKTGSLARSDRLAKYNQLIRIEELLGDVAEYAGKSILR
- a CDS encoding cell division protein ZapA, whose protein sequence is MSQMEVQITIGGRTFDVACQQGEEQYLLTAARMLDTEAQVLVDQIGRMPESRMLLMAGLMLADKTAGLEDRLRAAEDKLGEMAEELRDLRNRPAPEPERVEVPVIPASVTETLAEMAARAEALAEAVEDKAAS
- the tkt gene encoding transketolase encodes the protein MDINALRDAHPDHWNRAAAIRVLTLDAVAAANSGHSGMPIGMADVATVLWSKHLKFDAKNPAWPDRDRFILSAGHGSMLIYSLLYLSGDEQITLDEIKNFRQWDSRTAGHPENTHAAAIEMTTGPLGQGIATSVGFAMAEEMLRARFGKGAVDHHTYVIAGDGCLMEGVSQEAIGIAGRYGLGRLVVFWDNNDITIDGKVSLSDRTDQVQRFKAAGWHVQEIDGHDPEAIDAAIVAAKAARDVPSMIACKTHIALGHAAQDTSKGHGALTNAEQNAEAKALWGWTTGPFEVPAEIKSWWEEVGSRGATARGEWETRLAALSDRKQAEFARVTAGEAPKKLSSVIRALKKQNSEAAPKVATRKASEMVLEVVNPVMPETVGGSADLTGSNNTKTGDMGVFDTTDRKGRYVYWGIREHGMAAAMNGLGLHGGLRPYGGTFMAFTDYARPAMRLAALQKTPTVFVMTHDSIGLGEDGPTHQPIEHLAISRATPNMLVFRPADVIETAEAWEIALTQTETPSVLSLTRQNVKTVRTQHKTNNLVEKGAYVLADAEGKRQVILMATGSEVEIALAARDLLQAEGIGTRVVSMPCWELFEAQDEAYRKRVLPGGPVRVAVEAAARFGWDKWLLGERGREAKAAFVGMESFGASAPADVLYEKFGITAEAVAEKAKALL
- a CDS encoding DUF808 domain-containing protein is translated as MSGLLALLDDVAGIAKIAAASVDDISAHAAKAGSKAAGVVIDDAAVTPKYVHGFEAARELPIIWRIARGSVFNKLVILLPAALLMAAFAPWLVPPLLVMGGSYLCFEGAEKILHVLMPHDDHSGGPDGSHDVGDPAHLEEQRVKGAIKTDFILSAEIMTLALSTIESGEVWIQAVVLALVGLGITALVYGAVAVIVKMDDVGLWLTRVGRLGVTRALGRSIVKGMPWVMKLLSTVGTVAMLWVGGSIIVHSLAQMGWHLPEETIHHAAEAVAHLVGPELEGAALWTTTATIDGVLGLIWGVVLVPVVTKLVMPLFAGKRAAH